The Mucilaginibacter yixingensis genome window below encodes:
- the nirB gene encoding nitrite reductase large subunit NirB produces MSKPTIVVVGNGMVGYKFCEKLIARSSAFQIIVFGEEPRRAYDRVHLSEYFAGKTAEDLSMSPADWYAENNINLYLDDPVQEIDRHNKTIHSLKGVTIKYDYLVLATGSSAFVPDVPGINKDGVFVYRTIEDLDLIKAYAANAKSGAVMGGGLLGLEAAKALIDLGIQETHVIEFAPRLMPRQIDTAGSAMLQAKLEQLGLRIHLNKSTASIDGDHKVESLRFNDDSALPTDMLVISAGIRPRDELARLAGLHVGTRGGILVNDFMQTSDETIFAIGECALHEGMIYGLVAPGYEMADVVVNQIAGGEKSFKGFDMSTKLKLIGVDVASFGDAFISEPACRTIVFEDTHKGIYKRINISTDGKLLLGGILIGDADAYNMLLQTVNNKLALPPNPEDMILGSRGGEQSEGAGVMSLPEDALICSCEAVTKGGICDAVNDGACSLDDVKKCTKAGTGCGGCVPMVKDLIAGTLKANGQYVKNVICEHFDYSRQELYDLIKINNIKNYDLALDHFGRGDGCETCKPLVASIMSSLWNDVIVKQDTIQDSNDRFLANIQKGGTYSVVPRIPGGEITPEKLIVIGQVAQKYGLYTKITGGQRIDLFGAHMNDLPEIWEELINAGFESGHAYGKALRTVKSCVGSTWCRFGLHDSVSFAIEIEERYKGIRAPHKLKGGVSGCIRECAEAQGKDFGIIATEKGWNLYICGNGGSKPQHAQLLAADIDDKTLIKYLDRFLMFYIKTADPLTRTATWLNKMEGGMSYLKNVILNDSLGINAQLEEEMQLLVDTFHCEWKEVVNNPELRKRFQHFVNAPAEKDPNVKFEGMRDQIKATW; encoded by the coding sequence ATGTCTAAACCAACCATCGTAGTAGTTGGCAATGGCATGGTAGGTTACAAGTTTTGCGAGAAACTCATAGCCCGGTCATCAGCCTTTCAGATCATAGTTTTTGGCGAAGAACCCCGCCGCGCTTATGATCGCGTTCACCTGAGTGAATACTTTGCCGGCAAAACCGCCGAAGACCTTTCTATGTCGCCTGCCGACTGGTATGCCGAGAACAACATCAACCTTTACCTTGATGATCCGGTTCAGGAAATTGACCGCCACAATAAAACCATCCACTCTTTAAAAGGTGTTACCATAAAGTACGATTACCTGGTACTGGCCACCGGCTCATCTGCCTTTGTGCCCGATGTTCCAGGAATTAACAAAGATGGTGTTTTTGTTTATCGTACCATCGAAGATTTAGATCTGATTAAAGCATATGCTGCAAACGCCAAAAGCGGCGCCGTTATGGGCGGCGGTCTTTTAGGCCTTGAAGCCGCAAAAGCACTGATAGATCTGGGCATTCAAGAAACCCACGTTATAGAATTTGCGCCACGCCTGATGCCGCGCCAGATTGATACTGCAGGCAGCGCTATGCTGCAAGCCAAACTGGAGCAACTGGGCTTGCGTATCCATTTAAATAAAAGCACTGCATCTATAGACGGCGACCACAAAGTTGAATCACTGCGATTTAATGATGACAGCGCTCTACCAACAGACATGCTGGTTATCTCGGCCGGTATCCGTCCGCGCGATGAGTTGGCCCGCCTGGCCGGCCTGCATGTAGGCACCCGCGGTGGTATCCTGGTGAACGACTTTATGCAAACCAGCGATGAAACCATTTTTGCCATTGGCGAATGCGCCCTGCACGAAGGCATGATTTACGGACTGGTTGCCCCAGGCTATGAAATGGCCGACGTGGTGGTTAACCAGATTGCCGGCGGCGAAAAATCATTCAAAGGCTTTGACATGAGCACCAAGCTAAAACTGATTGGTGTAGATGTAGCCAGCTTTGGCGATGCCTTTATTAGCGAGCCTGCCTGCCGTACCATTGTTTTTGAAGACACCCACAAGGGCATCTACAAACGCATCAACATCAGCACTGATGGCAAATTACTTTTAGGCGGCATCTTAATTGGCGATGCAGACGCTTACAACATGCTACTGCAAACCGTTAACAACAAACTTGCCCTGCCACCAAACCCTGAAGATATGATTCTGGGATCTCGCGGCGGCGAGCAAAGCGAAGGTGCCGGTGTAATGAGCCTACCCGAAGATGCTTTGATCTGCTCATGCGAGGCCGTTACCAAAGGTGGCATTTGCGATGCCGTGAACGACGGAGCTTGCAGCCTGGATGATGTAAAGAAATGCACCAAAGCCGGAACCGGCTGCGGCGGCTGCGTACCGATGGTAAAAGACCTGATTGCAGGCACCCTGAAAGCCAACGGACAGTACGTTAAAAACGTAATCTGCGAGCACTTTGATTACTCTCGTCAGGAATTATATGACCTGATCAAGATCAACAATATTAAAAACTACGATCTGGCATTGGACCACTTTGGTCGCGGTGATGGTTGCGAAACCTGTAAGCCACTGGTAGCCAGCATTATGTCAAGCTTATGGAATGACGTTATTGTAAAACAAGACACCATTCAGGATAGCAACGACCGCTTCCTGGCCAACATCCAGAAAGGTGGCACCTACTCGGTAGTACCACGCATCCCAGGCGGCGAGATCACTCCAGAGAAACTGATTGTTATTGGCCAGGTTGCACAGAAATACGGCTTGTACACCAAAATTACCGGCGGTCAGCGCATCGATTTATTCGGCGCACACATGAACGATTTGCCGGAAATCTGGGAAGAACTAATCAATGCAGGCTTCGAAAGCGGACACGCTTACGGCAAAGCATTGCGTACCGTAAAAAGCTGTGTAGGCAGCACCTGGTGTCGCTTTGGCTTACACGATAGCGTATCATTCGCCATCGAAATTGAAGAACGTTACAAAGGCATCCGCGCACCACACAAATTAAAAGGCGGCGTGAGCGGTTGTATCCGCGAGTGCGCCGAAGCACAAGGCAAAGACTTTGGCATTATTGCTACCGAAAAAGGCTGGAACCTGTACATCTGCGGTAACGGCGGCTCAAAACCACAGCACGCCCAGTTACTGGCTGCCGATATTGACGACAAAACACTGATCAAATACCTCGACAGATTCCTGATGTTCTACATCAAAACTGCCGATCCACTTACCCGTACCGCCACATGGCTGAACAAAATGGAAGGCGGCATGAGCTATCTGAAAAATGTGATCCTTAACGACAGTTTAGGTATCAACGCCCAACTGGAAGAGGAAATGCAATTACTGGTAGACACCTTCCATTGCGAGTGGAAAGAGGTAGTAAATAACCCTGAGCTACGCAAACGCTTCCAGCATTTTGTAAACGCGCCAGCCGAGAAAGACCCTAACGTGAAATTCGAGGGAATGCGCGATCAGATAAAAGCAACCTGGTAA
- the nirD gene encoding nitrite reductase small subunit NirD — translation MQVVEAIEWTLACYSDDIPENGGACVKLGDEQIAVFNFNRRGEWYATQNLCPHKQQMVLSRGMIGSSGEACEPKVACPFHKKTFSLLSGECLSGEDYQIKTYPIKVEDGKVYIGIV, via the coding sequence ATGCAAGTAGTAGAAGCAATTGAATGGACCTTAGCTTGTTACAGCGACGATATTCCAGAAAACGGCGGTGCCTGCGTAAAATTAGGCGATGAGCAAATAGCTGTGTTTAATTTTAACCGTCGTGGCGAGTGGTATGCTACACAAAATCTTTGCCCGCACAAGCAGCAGATGGTACTGTCCCGGGGCATGATCGGTAGTTCAGGTGAGGCTTGCGAGCCTAAAGTTGCCTGCCCTTTCCACAAAAAGACATTCTCCTTACTGAGCGGAGAGTGCCTGAGTGGAGAGGACTACCAGATCAAAACCTATCCCATCAAGGTTGAAGATGGGAAGGTTTACATTGGCATTGTTTAA